The Intrasporangium calvum DSM 43043 sequence CCGCCATTCGCCGTTCGAGTAGTAGGACGTCGCCAGGACCCGCAGCGGTAGGTTCGCCGTGCCGGTCGTGGTGTAGCGCAGGATCGGCGTCTGGTCGCTGCTGACCAGCTTGTTGCGCAGGTCGATGGTGTCGTTGAACCCCACGGTGCCGACCCCGCCGGAGCCGGTGGACCGGCCCAGCCCGTCGGTGAGGTATCGGGGTGGGAAGTGGTAGATGACCGACGGCAGGACCAGCGCGGCGAGGAGGGCAAGGGCACCGAGCCGGGCCGCGCCCCCGGTCAGGGCGCGGAGGGCCGAGGCGTCGTCCGAGGTCGGTCCGCTGACGTCGGTGGCACTCGTCGTGCTCCACCGCACGAAGTTCGCCCGCGCGGTGGTGTGCAGCATGACGAGCCAGAGGACGACCGGCACGACGAAGTAGCGAACCGCTGACGTCGAATCGCCGTTCGCGGCCGTGATGAGGTAGGCGGTCAGCAGGGGGAGGCCCGCGGCGGCGGGTGCGCGCCATGTCGCTGCCATGGCATCGACGAGGACGGCGATCAGGGCCACGGCGCCGACGAGGTAGACGGTGACTCCCTCGGTGAGTGGCGCAGGGGCAGAGTTGCGCTGGACCGTGTCGAGGGCCTCGAGGCCGAGGGAGTTGAGTCGCTGGACCGTCTCCGGGGTGGGCAGGCCCCACCAGAACGTCTCCCGGGTGAAGCGCGCGAGCACGACGTAGAGGACCAGCACCAGCTGGACGAGCACGGTGAGCAGCCGGGATGGGGTGAGCCCGCGCAGCAGCAGCCCTACCGCCGCGGTGAGCGCGATCGCCAGCATGGCGTCCTGCAGCCAGGCGCCGCTGACGAAGAGACTGGTGATGGGGTAGACGGCTGCCAGGGTCGCCAAGGCGGCCAGTACCGTGATTCGCCAGCGTCGACGTGTCATCGGGTCCCTCCGACGGTCCCTGCGGTGAGCACGGCCCACGCGTGCGGAACGGTGTGGTCGCGGTTGACCGCGATCGCCCGCCAGCCGGCCAGACGGAGCGCTTCGACGTGCTGGCCCACCTCGTCCGGCCCGAGGGCCCCTCCGCCGGCCCCGTCCTGAGTCTGGCCGAAGGAGCGTGAGTCGAGCACCAGCGCCAGACCACTCGTGCCCGGCTGTCGGAGGCTGGCGAGCCTTCCGGTGACCTCGTGTCCACGTGGCCCGACGACCGCGACGACGAAACCACCCGCGGCGGCGAGCCCTTGGGCTTCGCGCAGCATGAGGTCGTCGGTCGCCTGGGGCCGGGGCTGGGTCACGGCGAGCACGTCGAGGATCTCGTGGATCTGGAGGGCGGCCGTCACCCGTCCGGTCTCGACGGTCTCCGGACACACGAGGTGCACGGCGTAGCCGGTCTCGCACAGGTGCGCCGCGATGGAGGCACACGCGGACACGGCCCATTCATACGATCCGGTGGCGCCGCTGCCTCCGTGGGCCGCTGGCCGGGGGTCGAGCAGGACGACGGCGCGGCGTTGGGCCGGACGGTCCTCCTGGCGCACCATGAGGTCGCCGGTGCGGGCCGTGGCGGGCCAGTGGATACGCCGCAGGTCGTCACCGTCCCGGTACTCCCGGATGGTGACGTCGTCCTCCCCGTGCAGCGCGATGAGGTGCGCCAGCTCGCCTTCCGACCCCACGCCGGCGCTGGGCTGGCGGCTCGCTGAGAGCGGGTGGACCCAGGGGAGGATGACGAGGTCCGCGGTTCCTTCGAGCACCGCGTTGCGCGTGGCGAGGCCGAACGGGTCCTGGACCTGCACCCCGAGCGGGCCGAGATGGTGGCGACCGCGCAGGTGGGATCGGACGGTGTAGTCGATGATGCGGATGCGCCCCGGGGGGATGCGCCCGACGACGAAACGCGGCCGGTCGCCGAGGACGTAGTCGAGGCGCTCCTCGGCGAGGAAGACCGGAGTCGTCGTCGTCGAGACGTTCTCGAAGGCGAGGGCGACGTGGGCATCCTGCCCCACGGTGATCCGGTCCGGCGAGATCTGCCTCTCGATCCGTAGCCTGGTCTGGCGGGTGCGGACCAGGAGGGCGCTGATGTAGGGAAGCGCGACGAGCAGGACGCCGAAGCGGGTCAGGTCCCGGAAGCCGAAGGTGACTCCGGCAACGGCGAGGGTGAGACCAGCCCCGACAAACGCGCGACCCCGCGTCGTCAGCAGTCCTCGGAGGGAGCGCACGGCGGCCTCGGCTCAGCGGGTCCCGGACGGGACTGGCACCTGGCGCAGCAGGTCGGTGACGACCTCCGCCGTCGTCCGACGAGCGAGCTGGGTCTCGCTGGAGGGCATGAGCCGGTGGGCGAGCACAGCGACGGCGAGTGACTGGACGTCATCGGGGATGACGTGGTCGCGTCCGTCCAGAGCGGCCTGCGCCCGAGCGGCCCGTAGCAGGTGCAGACCTGCGCGGGGGGAGGCACCGAGGCGCAGGGCGGTGGTCGAGCGGGAGCGGGTCACCAGGTCGACGATGTACTGCCGCACCGCCACGCTGGCATGGACCTGGGTGACTGCCTCGACGACGCTGTTGATGGTGGCCGCATCCGTGACCGCGGTGAGGGTGTCGAGGGGCGAGCGGGCGCTGTGGTTGTCGAGCAACGTCAGTTCGGCGCGGGAGGACGGGTAGCCGATCGAGATCCGCGCCATGAAGCGGTCCCGCTGCGCCTCGGGCAGCGGGTAGGTCCCCTCCATCTCGATGGGGTTCTGGGTAGCCATGACGATGAAGGGTGCTTGGAGCGGGTAGGTCGTGCCGTCGACCGTGACCTGCCGCTCCTCCATCGACTCGAGCAGTGCCGACTGGGTCTTGGGTGAGGCGCGGTTGATCTCGTCGCCGACGACGACGTTGGCGAAGATCGCACCGGGACGGAACTCGAACCGTCGGGCGTCCTGGTTGAAGATGCTGACCCCGGTGATGTCGCTGGGCAGCAGGTCAGGGGTGAACTGCACCCGGCGCACTGACGCGTCGATCGACCGGGCGAGGGCCTTCGCCAGCATGGTCTTGCCGACCCCCGGCACGTCCTCGATGAGGAGGTGGCCGCCGGCGAAGAGGACGGTGATGGTCGTGCGTACGACGTCCGGTTTGCCTTCGATGACTCGGGTGATGGCGGCGAAGAGCCGGTCGGCGACCTTTCGCACCAGCTCGAGGTCACCCGTCGTCCCCACTCCCGTGGTGTCGGTCGTCACCCTGTCCTCCGTCCGTCCCTGGTCCGAGCCGTCACGCAACGGCTCCCGTCTCATCCGCACTGCCCCGTCGACCAGAGGTGCCTGACGTCGGTGGCGCGAACCTGGAGGTGATCCTCTCCCATGAGGTGCGCACCTCCAAAGCGCGAAGACAGTCGTGACCAGATGGAGATGTCCCCCTTCGCTGGGCGGCATCCACCACTTTGCTCCACCAGTGTCGCCTCCGCGCCCGCCGG is a genomic window containing:
- a CDS encoding DUF58 domain-containing protein, whose amino-acid sequence is MRSLRGLLTTRGRAFVGAGLTLAVAGVTFGFRDLTRFGVLLVALPYISALLVRTRQTRLRIERQISPDRITVGQDAHVALAFENVSTTTTPVFLAEERLDYVLGDRPRFVVGRIPPGRIRIIDYTVRSHLRGRHHLGPLGVQVQDPFGLATRNAVLEGTADLVILPWVHPLSASRQPSAGVGSEGELAHLIALHGEDDVTIREYRDGDDLRRIHWPATARTGDLMVRQEDRPAQRRAVVLLDPRPAAHGGSGATGSYEWAVSACASIAAHLCETGYAVHLVCPETVETGRVTAALQIHEILDVLAVTQPRPQATDDLMLREAQGLAAAGGFVVAVVGPRGHEVTGRLASLRQPGTSGLALVLDSRSFGQTQDGAGGGALGPDEVGQHVEALRLAGWRAIAVNRDHTVPHAWAVLTAGTVGGTR
- a CDS encoding AAA family ATPase, which produces MTTDTTGVGTTGDLELVRKVADRLFAAITRVIEGKPDVVRTTITVLFAGGHLLIEDVPGVGKTMLAKALARSIDASVRRVQFTPDLLPSDITGVSIFNQDARRFEFRPGAIFANVVVGDEINRASPKTQSALLESMEERQVTVDGTTYPLQAPFIVMATQNPIEMEGTYPLPEAQRDRFMARISIGYPSSRAELTLLDNHSARSPLDTLTAVTDAATINSVVEAVTQVHASVAVRQYIVDLVTRSRSTTALRLGASPRAGLHLLRAARAQAALDGRDHVIPDDVQSLAVAVLAHRLMPSSETQLARRTTAEVVTDLLRQVPVPSGTR